The following are from one region of the Sorghum bicolor cultivar BTx623 chromosome 2, Sorghum_bicolor_NCBIv3, whole genome shotgun sequence genome:
- the LOC8074469 gene encoding probable lysophospholipase BODYGUARD 4, which translates to MATLPSASRWSSSTAWPRRAAGAASTALAAAVFAVLDVADALLCFVYALLDGILEDSPVRCYCHRSYDDQVDGGDHEHEEVSGTLYARGRRSAVRDAILYLLRHVVGRRGRAPPDETVAPCKWRSPRWSDCACKSCVAWRGGEGEGGGGGGEGGRLHVVVKEPQPYRKDAGRKQSETTTTRDPENAIFVHGFTSSSSFWAETVFRESSSVLHDYRLFAVDLLGFGRSPKPANCKYRVRDHVEAIERSLGEPPQSLMSGSGSFHLVAHSMGCIIALALAAKHPTRVKSITLVAPPYFLACEQKQASQVALNRLAEKKLWPPLLFGSAVMSWYEHVGRTVCLVVCKNHLLWEWLFSLFTGNNTGVDFRVRDLTKHTHHSAWHTMHNVICGGAALQDTNLEAVAAAGIPVQAVHGADDQVVPVECSRHLKAKLPRAKLRVNVMDRRDHATVVLGRERDFAEELKAFWVWGSATPSTKRRFRGC; encoded by the exons ATGGCGACGCTCCCGAGCGCCAGCCGGTGGTCGTCGTCCACCGCGTGGCCACGGAGGGCCGCTGGAGCGGCGTCGACGGCGCTGGCCGCCGCCGTCTTCGCGGTCCTGGACGTCGCCGACGCGCTCCTGTGCTTCGTGTACGCCCTCCTGGATGGCATCCTCGAGGACAGCCCCGTGCGCTGCTACTGCCACAGGAGCTACGACGACCAAGTGGATGGCGGCGACCACGAGCACGAGGAGGTCTCCGGTACGCTGTACGCGCGCGGCCGGAGGAGCGCCGTCAGGGACGCGATCCTGTACCTCCTGCGACACGTCGTCGGGAGGAGGGGACGGGCGCCGCCAGATGAGACGGTGGCGCCGTGCAAGTGGCGCAGCCCCAGGTGGTCAGACTGCGCGTGCAAGTCGTGCGTCGCATGGCGGGGCGGCGAAggcgaaggcggcggcggcggcggcgaaggcgGCCGGCTTCACGTCGTCGTCAAAGAGCCGCAGCCGTATCGAAAAG ATGCAGGAAGAAAACAGAGTGAGACGACGACCACTCGTGACCCCGAGAACGCCATCTTCGTGCACGGCttcacgtcgtcgtcgtccttctGGGCGGAGACGGTGTTCCGGGAGTCCTCCTCCGTCCTCCACGACTACAGGTTGTTCGCGGTGGATCTCCTCGGCTTTGGCCGCAGCCCCAAGCCTGCGAATTGCAAGTACAGAGTGAGAGACCACGTCGAGGCGATCGAGAGGAGCCTCGGCGAGCCGCCGCAGAGCCTGATGAGCGGCAGCGGCTCCTTCCACCTGGTCGCGCACTCCATGGGCTGCATCATCGCCCTCGCCTTGGCTGCCAAGCACCCGACCCGAGTCAAATCCATCACGCTCGTTGCACCG CCGTACTTCCTGGCGTGCGAGCAGAAGCAGGCGAGCCAGGTGGCGCTCAACAGGCTGGCCGAGAAGAAGCTGTGGCCGCCGCTGCTGTTCGGCTCCGCGGTGATGTCGTGGTACGAGCACGTCGGCAGGACCGTCTGCTTGGTCGTCTGCAAGAACCACCTGCTCTGGGAGTGgctcttcagcctcttcacggGAAACAACAC GGGCGTGGATTTCAGGGTGAGGGATCTGACGAAGCACACCCACCACTCGGCGTGGCACACCATGCACAACGTCATCTGCGGCGGGGCGGCGCTGCAGGACACGAACCTGGAGGCCGTCGCGGCGGCCGGCATCCCGGTGCAGGCGGTCCACGGCGCCGACGACCAGGTGGTTCCGGTCGAGTGCAGCCGCCATCTCAAGGCGAAGCTCCCGCGCGCCAAGCTCCGTGTCAATGTCATGGACAGGCGCGACCACGCGACGGTGGTTCTGGGCAGGGAGAGGGACTTCGCCGAGGAGCTCAAGGCGTTCTGGGTCTGGGGGTCAGCAACTCCTTCAACGAAGCGGAGGTTCAGAGGATGCTGA
- the LOC8078580 gene encoding ETHYLENE INSENSITIVE 3-like 1 protein — MMAGGGGALMLDQRMAAAGDKALFGFGAGECFFGEGDLVCPAPANEETMAMTFPLDEMMMMMSDDDADGIEELERRMWRDRVRLRRLKEQQQQQISDRPSAVKQEARGGSRQEQARRKKMSRAQDGILKYMLKMMEVCNAQGFVYGIIPENGKPVTGASDNLRAWWKEKVRFDRNGPAAAAKYQADSAATAAAGDGGGGMAPNALAGPHSLHELQDTTLGSLLSALMQHCDPPQRRFPLEKGRSPPWWPQAAVPGELGPPPYKKPHDLKKAWKVAVLTAVIKHMSPDVDKARRLVRQSKCLQDKMTAREIVTWLAVLRQEEELYLQLHPGARPAPSSAATIPFCASSGEYDVDGADGEDTGRNHQPPSNAAASFVDLSSSAAAMDDDAGHTKFVMPAPAALMKEEAADAEFFQKRSAVEPELMLGSSFRAYTCGNVRCPHSSGAHGFLDRNARNAHQYSCKFNNSAGAAVPPPAAATVFPAPFGPTGQAAALSGLDFDLPVDGQRSLAELMDMYEANVGGAPRSLVSNVNTAAPGVQVPGPYPTPCLFGDAISNVIQQGAAAFYVRDDASPELRFGSGLNVAGGAAHYGGALQVQQQQPQPHKSTGSNANWFY, encoded by the coding sequence ATGATGGCGGGAGGAGGGGGAGCGCTGATGCTGGATCAACGcatggcggcggcgggtgaCAAGGCCCTGTTCGGGTTCGGGGCAGGCGAGTgcttctttggagagggcgacCTCGTCTGCCCGGCGCCGGCGAACGAGGAGACGATGGCGATGACCTTCCCCTTGGacgagatgatgatgatgatgagcgaCGACGACGCGGACGGCATCGAGGAGCTGGAGCGACGCATGTGGCGGGACCGCGTGCGGCTCAGGCGCCtcaaggagcagcagcagcagcagatcaGTGACCGCCCTTCCGCCGTCAAGCAGGAGGCCAGAGGCGGCAGCAGGCAGGAGCAGGCGCGGCGCAAGAAGATGTCCCGCGCGCAGGACGGGATCCTCAAGTACATGCTCAAGATGATGGAGGTCTGCAACGCGCAGGGCTTCGTCTACGGCATCATCCCGGAGAACGGCAAGCCCGTCACCGGCGCCTCCGACAACCTCCGCGCCTGGTGGAAGGAGAAGGTCCGCTTCGACCGCAAcgggcccgccgccgccgccaagtaCCAGGCCGacagcgccgccaccgccgccgcgggaGACGGCGGCGGGGGCATGGCCCCCAACGCGCTGGCGGGCCCGCACTCCCTGCACGAGCTGCAGGACACCACGCTGGGCTCGCTGCTCTCCGCGCTCATGCAGCACTGCGACCCGCCGCAGCGCCGGTTCCCGCTCGAGAAGGGCCGTTCGCCGCCGTGGTGGCCCCAGGCCGCCGTGCCGGGGGAGCTCGGCCCGCCGCCGTACAAGAAGCCGCACGACCTCAAGAAGGCCTGGAAGGtggccgtgctcaccgccgtcATCAAGCACATGTCCCCCGACGTCGACAAGGCGCGCCGCCTCGTCCGGCAGTCCAAGTGCCTGCAGGACAAGATGACCGCCAGGGAGATCGTCACGTGGCTCGCCGTGCTCAGGCAGGAGGAGGAGCTCTACCTCCAGCTGCACCCCGGTGCCCGCCCGGCACCGTCCTCCGCCGCGACGATCCCGTTCTGCGCCAGCTCCGGCGAGTACGACGTCGACGGCGCCGACGGCGAAGACACAGGCCGGAACCACCAGCCACCCTCCAACGCCGCCGCGTCGTTCGTGGACCtttcgtcgtcggcggcggccatggacgATGATGCGGGCCACACCAAGTTCGTCATGCCCGCGCCCGCGGCGCTGATGAAGGAGGAGGCCGCCGACGCCGAGTTCTTCCAGAAGAGGAGCGCCGTGGAGCCGGAGCTGATGCTGGGCAGCAGCTTCCGCGCCTACACCTGCGGCAACGTGCGGTGCCCGCACAGCAGCGGCGCGCACGGGTTCCTGGACCGGAACGCGCGCAACGCGCACCAGTACTCGTGCAAGTTCAACAACAGCGCCGGCGCGGCcgtgccgccgcccgccgccgcgaccGTCTTCCCGGCGCCGTTCGGCCCGACCGGCCAGGCGGCGGCGCTCAGCGGTTTGGACTTCGACCTGCCCGTGGACGGCCAGAGGTCGCTCGCGGAGCTGATGGACATGTACGAGGCCAACGTGGGCGGCGCGCCCAGGAGCCTGGTGAGCAACGTGAACACGGCCGCCCCCGGCGTGCAGGTGCCCGGTCCATATCCGACGCCGTGCCTGTTTGGCGACGCCATCAGCAACGTGATACAACAGGGCGCGGCGGCGTTCTACGTCCGTGACGACGCGTCGCCGGAGCTGAGGTTCGGCTCAGGCCTGAACGTGGCGGGAGGCGCCGCGCACTACGGCGGCGCGTTGCaggtgcagcagcagcaaccacaGCCGCACAAGTCCACGGGATCCAACGCCAATTGGTTCTACTGA
- the LOC8074470 gene encoding triphosphate tunel metalloenzyme 3: MEVEIKLRLPDAAAHRRLSAFLAPRLRRTHAQRNLFFDAAARTLAAATAALRVRLYDGPDDRNPLRAVLALKRRPRIDAGVSRVEEIEETLDPALALACADDPARLGGLDSPIIRLVAAEYGVGGDDAPFICLGGFRNTRAVYDYELEDGGGGLVLELDETRFDFGTSYELECETAEPDRVKEVLERLLTVAGVPYEYSQSNKFACFMAGKLLP, translated from the coding sequence ATGGAGGTTGAGATCAAGCTCCGCCTCCCCGACGCCGCCGCGCACCGCCGCCTGTCCGCGTTCCTCGCGCCCCGCCTCCGCCGCACCCACGCCCAGCGGAACCTCTTCTTCGACGCCGCCGCGCGCAcgctcgccgccgccaccgccgcgctCCGCGTCCGCCTCTACGACGGGCCCGACGACCGCAACCCCTTGCGCGCCGTCCTCGCGCTCAAGCGCCGCCCGCGGATCGACGCCGGCGTCAGCCGCGTCGAGGAGATCGAGGAGACGCTCGACCCCGCGCTCGCCCTCGCCTGCGCCGACGACCCCGCCCGCCTCGGCGGCCTCGACTCCCCCATCATCCGCCTCGTCGCCGCCGAGTACGGCGTCGGAGGGGACGACGCGCCCTTCATCTGCCTCGGCGGCTTCAGGAACACGCGCGCCGTCTACGACTACGAGCtcgaggacggcggcggcggcctagtGCTGGAGCTCGACGAGACGAGGTTCGACTTCGGCACCAGCTACGAGCTCGAGTGCGAGACGGCGGAGCCTGACCGGGTCAAGGAGGTGCTGGAGCGCCTGCTCACGGTGGCCGGCGTGCCCTACGAGTACTCCCAGAGTAACAAGTTCGCCTGCTTCATGGCAGGGAAGCTGCTTCCTTGA
- the LOC110432911 gene encoding uncharacterized protein LOC110432911, translating to MLRRNPTRIELCSDDRDELEEHRRAAAGSTPAATIKDPPGYTTPSPVLGPQTSNPLLRLLHPPPDGAPSKAQRIGIGIGLSTPPAPGPAPRPHNPPHGG from the coding sequence ATGCTGCGCCGCAACCCTACCCGCATCGAGCTCTGCTCCGACGACCGCGACGAGCTCGAAGAgcaccgccgcgccgccgcggggAGCACCCCAGCCGCCACCATCAAGGATCCGCCCGGCTACACCACTCCGTCCCCGGTCCTTGGCCCGCAGACCTCCAACCCCCtactccgcctcctccacccaCCGCCCGACGGCGCGCCGTCCAAGGCGCAAcgcatcggcatcggcatcggCCTCTCCACCCCGCCAGCCCCGGGCCCTGCCCCTCGACCACACAATCCTCCCCATGGAGGTTGA
- the LOC8074471 gene encoding (+)-neomenthol dehydrogenase has translation MEKAAHVAAGATQDWCPHRLDTVRHNDSAELIPERLAVVTGGNKGVGLEVCRQLAHKGVTVILTARDEKRGKYAAETLRRESELPNIIFHQLDVRDDDSVTTLARYVERRYGKLDILVNNAAISGIVADEEGLKALNIDAETWTSGRAANHLKEVFQNTSDEAFNCLNTNYYGCKRVTEALLPLLKLSTSGARIVNASSLASELKRMPNEKLRNDLSNIDIWDEDRIEAVLNTFLEDLKSGRLEEAGWPMMLPAYSVSKMVINLYTRIMARRYLEMRINCVRPGFVKTDINWNLGVLTPEQGARGPVMLALLPDDGPTGCYFDQTEMVNVW, from the exons ATGGAGAAAGCTGCGCACGTTGCCGCCGGCGCGACGCAGGACTGGTGTCCGCACAG GCTTGACACAGTGAGGCATAACGACTCAGCTGAATTGATTCCCGAAAG ACTCGCGGTGGTCACAGGAGGAAACAAAGGAGTTGGCCTCGAAGTATGCCGCCAGCTTGCTCACAAGGGTGTGACAGTTATCCTTACAGCAAGGGATGAGAAACGAGGAAAATATGCTGCTGAGACCCTTCGCCGTGAATCCGAACTCCCAAACATAATCTTCCATCAGCTTGATGTCAGAGATGATGATAGTGTCACCACATTGGCCCGGTATGTCGAAAGAAGATATGGGAAGCTCGACATCTTG GTGAACAATGCAGCTATTTCAGGAATTGTAGCAGATGAGGAAGGCCTGAAAGCTCTCAACATTGATGCAGAGACATGG ACATCTGGCAGGGCGGCTAATCATCTCAAAGAAGTATTCCAGAATACCAGTGATGAGGCATTTAACTGTCTCAATACCAATTACTATGGATGCAAACGGGTAACAGAGGCTCTTCTTCCACTTCTGAAGCTATCTACGTCAGGCGCAAGGATTGTCAATGCCTCCTCACTTGCGTCGGAGCTGAAG AGAATGCCAAATGAGAAGCTGCGAAACGATTTGAGCAACATCGACATCTGGGATGAGGACCGGATAGAAGCAGTGCTGAACACATTCCTGGAGGACCTGAAGAGCGGGCGACTTGAAGAGGCTGGGTGGCCCATGATGCTACCAGCCTACAGTGTATCGAAAATGGTCATCAATCTCTACACCAGGATCATGGCAAGGAGGTATCTGGAGATGCGCATCAACTGTGTGCGACCTGGCTTTGTCAAGACGGACATCAACTGGAATCTGGGGGTCCTGACGCCTGAACAAGGTGCAAGAGGGCCCGTCATGCTAGCTCTGCTCCCTGATGATGGACCAACTGGGTGCTATTTTGATCAGACAGAAATGGTGAACGTGTGGTGA